The bacterium genome includes the window TGTTTATGTTGATATAGCAACTAAATTAAATTCCGGAAATGAGTCAACTTATACCTTAATAGCGAGGAGGACAATTAAAAAACCCGGCTACAACTGGAAGTATTATATACTCAATTTTGTGACTCCGACAAGCGGCCTGGATTCTACAAATGAAAATGGTATTATGATTTGGGGAAATAATGACGGGAACATATGGATGGACAGCGCCAGACTGACATATCTGGGAAGACCGACAATAAGAAAACCTGAAACTACAACAGTTGACATGGATGTCTCGGCAAACCAGAATTATGTTTATGCCGTGACTGCCGTGGATTACCTTGCGGATAATAACCCGGATGACGGTTTTATCTATGACGGAAATGAGGGTGATTTTGAGAGCAGTATGATGATTGGTACTGATGAAAGAGAACCGTATTTTGATTCCGCGTATGAATCAATATGGGACAGTACGCCGTGGCTTATGCTTACTAATCCCGCCCGTGTATTTAAAACCGGCACCACTCCTACTATATCTTTTATGGAAGGTGCGACCCCGACTGATTATGTAACGGTTCAGTATGGAGGTAACGGGCTTATTTTTGATTCTGATAATATATTTAAAAACGGTGATTTTGTGAGTTTTAAAATGAAAATTATGGACCCGGTTACGAACCTGCCTGATACGACTATTTTGCAGGGAATAGGTTTTCTATATGTTGATTACAGCAGGCTGGATGTTACACGGTGGGGTGTTTATTCACCTGTCCCGCTTGGCGACGGGGAATACAAATACTATTTTAGAATCAGCACGGATGATTATCTATATTACACGGCGGGAATACCACAACTGCCGGACACACCCTATAATACTGCCACAGGCATGTATGAAAGCTTATCCAAGATTGTCATTTACGCTGTAGATAAAATGGGGAATGGGCCGTATTTTGACGATACTACCGGACTTGATACAACAGATAATAATCCGGACACTACTTATCGGTGTATACTTGATAATGAAGTCACGGATGCGCCCGGCAGCCCCGGAGGAGAGGAACCATAAAATTATATTGTGAAACAAAAAAAAAGAAAAAATGGTATAATTTAGTGAGGTATAATGTAATGAAAATAAATAGAATTTGTTTAGCAGCCTTAATGCTTTTGATGACGCTTGTTTCATCAAAGACAGCGCTTGATGTGAAAACAGGTGACCGCCAGGTGGAAATCAGATGGGCGCCGCCTAAATATAATCTCAATAAAGCGACAAAACTGCCTGATCCGACAAGGCCTGTTTATGACCTTTTTTTCTATGATGTTTACCGGAGAAGCATAGATGACCCGTTGGCACCATGGATCAAAATTAACAGGCAGATGATACCAAATTATCAACATTACTATGTTGATGTAAATTTGATTAATAAACGCCCCTATTACTATTATGTTGTGGCGTATGACTATGCTGGTAACCAGAGTCCTCCTTCAAAAACCGCCGTGGGTGTTCCCGGCCGTGGTATCGCGCCCGGCAGGATTACATCCTTGCGGGCATGGAGCACTGAAAGCGGTATCGTTGAGTTAGAGTGGGGAGAAGCGACTGATAAAGATAATAATATTGATGTATACCAGATTTACAGGGACCTCACAGAGATTAAGGAAGAATATCTGGCCGATATTATGAGAGGGCGTCCCTCGCGGTATCTTCCCGTTGCTTCTATTTCAAAAAATAAAGCAGTTAATGGAATATTTCGTCATTCGGACATAGGTTTACCTAACGGGACCATATATTATTATGGAGTAACCGCGCTGGACCTGGATAAGAATGAAGGAAAGGCGTCTAATACTATAGGAGTAAAAGTTTTTGGAGTGGATATTGTTCCTCCTTTTGTTGAGAGGATTAATCATGATGCGGTGGATAAGCCTCTTAAAGCAGGTAAAGTATTAATGGTCACAAGTACCGGGGAGTCCGGCAATAATGTAACGTTTGACCTGGTAAAATGGCCTGAGAACAATGTTGTAAATTTACCAGCGGGGCCTGTTGAAAATAGGCTGATGCGGGTGGCCTCGCAGCCCGGTATGTATTTTGCGCTGGAAACAGTAACGGTTGATTACCCGAATAATGTTTCCATCCTGCCCCGTGTTTATTATTCTGATCCTGCCGGGAACAGCGCATATATGCTGTCTGATACATCAATGCCCATTAAAATCGATACAGTTCCGCCTGAAAGAATTAGCGCTCTTAGCGGCATGGTTGAGGAGTATACAGTGAAATTGTCATGGCCGGATGTTACTGAAAATATTCCAGGCTTTCGGGTCTACAGGTCATATTCCGCGATCAGTGAAACAGCAGCGGTGCTTGATACAAATAATATCATAAGCGGTAAAAAGCTTATTAGAAAGGACAAAAAAGATTCAAGTGGATTTTTGCATTTCATAGACTATAACCCTGTTCCGACAGAAACTTATTTTTACGCGGTCACATCGGTTGATGAAGCAGAAAATGAGAGTGTTTCCAATAATTTGGGCTTTACAATCCCGGATATCACAGGGCCTCCCGCAATTTATAGCGTGGCAGAAAATACGGTAAGCGCTCCGAAAAAAGCGGGAAGCGCTATTTCTATTACTATAAAGGGTGAACCGGGGAAGAAATATGAAATTAAAAATAAGGTTTATGAAACAAAGGCGTATTTTAACATATTAAAAAATGATAGTGTTATAGTGGAAAAAACAGGGATAAACGAGATTTTAATCGGGGACAGGCGGACAGGGACATACGAGGGGAGCTACATAGTTAAAGACACCGATGAGGTTGAGTCTGCGCAGATAACAGGTTTTCTGGTCGGGCCTTTCGGACATGAAACAACGCTGCTTTGCTCTACATATGTGACCCTGGTTGGCGTATCCAGCGATACTACGGCCCCTGTGATACAGGAGATAACAACTGAACCTGTTTACACTAATATGGACGGGATAGTCCCTGTTTTGTCAAATGAACGCAGGCAATACCTGGTTGTAAACAACGAACTAAAAGTCACCTTGATAGGCGAGCCGGGAGGAGTGGCCTATTTTGATATTGGGACAATGAGACGGAATATACGAATGACGGAAGACCCGAATAATCCCGGTATATACAACGGGAGCTATAGAATCATCCAGGGCGACAGGATGAACCCCGTCAGCATAACCGGTTATCTTGTGGACAGAAACGGCAATATGTCAAATAAAATCCAGGTAACAAGTTATAAGATTGATACAATAATAATTGTCAATATGGATAGAAGTACAGAGGAAATTTCTACTAATGAAAATGATGCTGATGAAGCAAGGAAATCTGTTATTACTGCCACATTGCGCGACAGGCATAATAACGCTTTGAAAAACAGGGAGGTAGAATTTCATCTGGTCGGCGGTTATGGAGATATGAATCCTTTAATAGGGGTTACTGATTCAAAAGGCATGGTTGTGTCCACATATACAGCCGGCTATGTAGTTGAAACGGGATATATTGCCGCTGAGGACCGTTCTACCGGTTACGCAGGAGTAACATATGTTACTACTAAAAAAACAGGGACGGTGAATATTCTTCTGGAGGCCCTGACTCCCACCCCCGGGCAGCCGCGGACAAGTAACGGGACGGCATATATTTCTTTAAGGGCGAAGCCGTTAAGGATAGAAGCCAATGGGAAATCGGTTTCTGTTATCAGCGCGTTTTTAGGTTATATCGGAGATGACCAGATAATCAATGATCCATATAGTGAAGATTATGAACCGGACACCAATAAATTGGACCGTGATAAACCTATTGAAAATGTGGAAGTTAAATTCTTAATCCGTGATTATATCGAGGACTATAAAAGGCCGGAATACTACGGTCTCCCGAAGGCCGAAGAATTGGAATTAAAACGCGGGAAGATTGAAATAACCCAGCCTTTTACGGATAAAAATGGCGAGGCAAAAGCAGTTTATACCGCAGGGACAAAGACCGGTCTTACCATAATCCAGGCAATTGCCCCGGAGGCGCCGGGAGGTCCTGTGGGAGAGACAATTGGTGTAGTTTTACTCGCGGGAGGAGTCAGGTATCTCCTTATTGAGGCAAGGCCTATTGGAACTCCGGCCAATCCGATCAACAGCCCATGGGGAGAAGTGGAAGGAAGCGCCCAGAACAGCAAAATTAAAGCTGACGGCCAGGAACGGGCGCAGATAAAAGTCATATTGCTTGATAGTTTCGAAAATCCTGTTCCTGAAATAAAAGTATATTTCTCCTGTGATGTAGGACAGGTTTTGGATGAGGGGAACGGTTTGACTAATAATGAGGGTAAGGCTTATGCCACCTATACGTCTCCGATATTGCAAAATGGCGGCATTGCCCACGTCAGCGCGAAAGTGACATCTGTAAATCCATTGGAAGAGGGTCTTGTGAGTTTTAATATTGGTAATAAAAGAATGATTGAAGATGTATTAGATGTTGACGATATAGCGGTTGCGAATAAGAATTATTGGAACGCAATTAGTTTTTTTGAGTCAACATCTGCCGGGTATCCCTATGAGCATTTAATTTACCCGTTAGCTGCCAGGAAATGGACCATAGAAGAACAGGAACGCGCTTATCCTGATATGATATGGAATGACGATATGTTATATGTTATGGGATATACGTATGAACTTCTGGAAGGTTATGATACGGCAGTTATACGTTATAATGAGGTAATAGATTTCTATTTTGGAGGGACATGGGCGGATAATGCCAATTTCAGGAAAGGGCAGGTTTATGAAGAGCAAGGTAAATTAGAGCAGGATGAAAATAAGC containing:
- a CDS encoding Ig-like domain-containing protein — translated: MKINRICLAALMLLMTLVSSKTALDVKTGDRQVEIRWAPPKYNLNKATKLPDPTRPVYDLFFYDVYRRSIDDPLAPWIKINRQMIPNYQHYYVDVNLINKRPYYYYVVAYDYAGNQSPPSKTAVGVPGRGIAPGRITSLRAWSTESGIVELEWGEATDKDNNIDVYQIYRDLTEIKEEYLADIMRGRPSRYLPVASISKNKAVNGIFRHSDIGLPNGTIYYYGVTALDLDKNEGKASNTIGVKVFGVDIVPPFVERINHDAVDKPLKAGKVLMVTSTGESGNNVTFDLVKWPENNVVNLPAGPVENRLMRVASQPGMYFALETVTVDYPNNVSILPRVYYSDPAGNSAYMLSDTSMPIKIDTVPPERISALSGMVEEYTVKLSWPDVTENIPGFRVYRSYSAISETAAVLDTNNIISGKKLIRKDKKDSSGFLHFIDYNPVPTETYFYAVTSVDEAENESVSNNLGFTIPDITGPPAIYSVAENTVSAPKKAGSAISITIKGEPGKKYEIKNKVYETKAYFNILKNDSVIVEKTGINEILIGDRRTGTYEGSYIVKDTDEVESAQITGFLVGPFGHETTLLCSTYVTLVGVSSDTTAPVIQEITTEPVYTNMDGIVPVLSNERRQYLVVNNELKVTLIGEPGGVAYFDIGTMRRNIRMTEDPNNPGIYNGSYRIIQGDRMNPVSITGYLVDRNGNMSNKIQVTSYKIDTIIIVNMDRSTEEISTNENDADEARKSVITATLRDRHNNALKNREVEFHLVGGYGDMNPLIGVTDSKGMVVSTYTAGYVVETGYIAAEDRSTGYAGVTYVTTKKTGTVNILLEALTPTPGQPRTSNGTAYISLRAKPLRIEANGKSVSVISAFLGYIGDDQIINDPYSEDYEPDTNKLDRDKPIENVEVKFLIRDYIEDYKRPEYYGLPKAEELELKRGKIEITQPFTDKNGEAKAVYTAGTKTGLTIIQAIAPEAPGGPVGETIGVVLLAGGVRYLLIEARPIGTPANPINSPWGEVEGSAQNSKIKADGQERAQIKVILLDSFENPVPEIKVYFSCDVGQVLDEGNGLTNNEGKAYATYTSPILQNGGIAHVSAKVTSVNPLEEGLVSFNIGNKRMIEDVLDVDDIAVANKNYWNAISFFESTSAGYPYEHLIYPLAARKWTIEEQERAYPDMIWNDDMLYVMGYTYELLEGYDTAVIRYNEVIDFYFGGTWADNANFRKGQVYEEQGKLEQDENKRKDYVDKALSAYENLVYKFDTSNLADNAMFQIGRIYEQKEFYPKAIESYRKLIREYPNSDLVNYSWYSIGQCYEQLGQKEEAINAYQRIFAPFNDLIYKLAQEALKRLRGY